The nucleotide sequence AATCCACGCTCTTGCGTTATCAAAACCAGCCCACACTAAACCCTCTTGTATCCAACTCGTGAATATCGAGTTGGTCAGGAAAATACTGAGCGCTTCGAGCGCTGGCGTCCAAGTAAGCCAAATGAGGCAGCCCCATAGTACTGACACAATTAAAAATGGGCGCAAGCTTAACCACAACATCCGTGGATGCATCGTTCCCACTAATGCAAGCCCAAACGATTTAAATACTTGCTGAATACCGACCATATAACCCCTAACTCGCTAACGCTTTGGTTTACTTTTTAGCAAACAACTCACGCGCTGCGTGTACCAATCCCTGCCATTGTTGTGTCACGATATTTTGCGAGACCGTTAAGTTTCGCACGCCAGTGGGATATACGGCCTTTGGAAAAATGGCAGTCTTAAAGATCATGTCCCACCAAGGAAATAACACCCCAAAATTACAACCCCCTAGTACCCCAGGCTTGCCTTGTGCCTCATGACCATAACCCACGGCATGGTGCATGCGGTGATACATCGGAGAAATGAGCAAATACCGCGCCATGCCCAAATCGCTTTTGATGTTGGCGTGTTGCCAGCTTTGGATGAACTGACTAATAGCAACTAAAGCAACAAATTGTCCTGGTGAGACACCAAATAACAATGCAAAAAATGCCATAACTGTCGCTCGCATGATGTCATCAAGAAAATGATTGCGATTATCAGACCAAGCAGTCATGACGGTTTGACTATGGTGTAGGGCATGCAATTGCCACCACCAATTAAACGCATGAGAGGCGCGGTGGTAAAGATAATCCACTAAGTCCAACAAGATTAGGTAAATAACAAAACTTACAACCGGAATAGAAGTAATACTAGGCCACCAATTTTCGACATTGAAACGATCAAATCGGAAATCATGCAATATCGAATCAATTTCAAAGAAGAATCCGGATAAAGCAATAAACATCAATCCGTGAAAGATACCCAAGCGATGAAAGACTGTGTAAAACACATCCGCTTTTGTAGATGATGCAAAACGCTCCTGCACTTCCGCTGGTTGCACTCTCTCCCATGTGCGAAGTGCTAGCAAAATCAGAATGATTTGAATACAGCCGAACAGAAACCAATCAATTCCGTCAAAGACATCTTCAGCCCATGACATCAAATCAAACTGATAAAGAACTGGCCCAACAATATTGGTAAATAGCCATTCCTGAATGCTGCCGTAAGCACCTGAAATCGTAGAGGTAATATCAGTCCAAGCCATGCTTTATTTTGACTGATTCTCCGAATTTTTGGGTAGCAAGCCAAAACAAAAGCCGCGCTGCTTCAAATTGATAATTAATTGCTCAAGCACAGCAGGGGCCCATGGATCCTTTCTAGACCAGATGCCTAGGTGCGCCATGGTGATATCGCCATCCTGAATACCCTTACTGGCCTTCTCCAGAAGAAACTGATTGGGATACTTGTCAGAGTTGAGCTCATCACCCAAGAATCCTGCTGGAGCCCAGCCAATATGTTGATAGCCACACATATCCCCCATCCGAATTAGGGTTGGGGAAGTCTTAC is from Polynucleobacter sp. MWH-UH23A and encodes:
- a CDS encoding sterol desaturase family protein, with product MAWTDITSTISGAYGSIQEWLFTNIVGPVLYQFDLMSWAEDVFDGIDWFLFGCIQIILILLALRTWERVQPAEVQERFASSTKADVFYTVFHRLGIFHGLMFIALSGFFFEIDSILHDFRFDRFNVENWWPSITSIPVVSFVIYLILLDLVDYLYHRASHAFNWWWQLHALHHSQTVMTAWSDNRNHFLDDIMRATVMAFFALLFGVSPGQFVALVAISQFIQSWQHANIKSDLGMARYLLISPMYHRMHHAVGYGHEAQGKPGVLGGCNFGVLFPWWDMIFKTAIFPKAVYPTGVRNLTVSQNIVTQQWQGLVHAARELFAKK